The following proteins are co-located in the Delphinus delphis chromosome 5, mDelDel1.2, whole genome shotgun sequence genome:
- the GNPDA2 gene encoding glucosamine-6-phosphate isomerase 2 isoform X1, translating into MRLVILDNYDLASEWAAKYICNRIIQFRPGQDRYFTLGLPTGSTPLGCYKKLIEYHKNGDLSFKYVKTFNMDEYVGLPRNHPESYHSYMWNNFFKHIDIDPNNAHILDGNATDLQAECDAFEKKIKEAGGIDLFVGGIGPDGHIAFNEPGSSLVSRTRVKTLAMDTILANAKYFDGDLSKVPTMALTVGVGTVMDAREVMILITGAHKAFALYKAIEEGVNHMWTVSAFQQHPRTIFVCDEDATLELRVKTVKYFKGELTGLVRMLKSLRNYFPLELYIFLKRFRTSASVRMPPSIWRKMDLQYCSGLYI; encoded by the exons ATGAGGCTTGTAATTCTTGATAACTATGACTTGGCTAGTGAATGGGCAGCCAAATACATCTGTAATCGCATCATTCAATTCAGACCTGGACAGGACAGATATTTTACACTGGGTTTGCCAACAG GGAGTACACCTTTAGGATGTTATAAAAAACTAATAGAATATCACAAGAATGGAGacctttcttttaaatatgtgaagACCTTTAACATGGATGAATATGTAG GACTTCCCAGAAATCATCCCGAAAGCTACcattcttatatgtggaataactTTTTTAAGCATATTGATATAGATCCTAATAATGCTCATATCCTTGATGGGAATGCTACAGACTTACAAGCAGAATGTgatgcatttgaaaagaaaataaaagaagctggAGGAATTGATCTTTTTGTTGGAG GAATTGGTCCAGATGGTCATATTGCTTTCAATGAGCCAGGATCCAGTTTAGTATCAAGGACAAGAGTAAAGACTCTAGCAATGGACACCATTTTGGCAAATGCTAAATATTTTGATGGAGATTTATCAAAAGTGCCAACTATGGCTCTAACAGTTGGTGTGGGGACAGTGATGGATGCTAGAGAA GTAATGATCCTCATAACAGGTGCACACAAGGCATTTGCTCTCTACAAAGCAATAGAAGAAGGAGTCAATCACATGTGGACTGTTTCAGCCTTCCAGCAACATCCCCGAACTATTTTTGTATGTGATGAAGATGCTACTTTAGAATTAAGAGTTAAAACTGTGAAATACTTTAAAG GTGAATTAACAGGCTTAGTACGGATGTTAAAGTcacttagaaattattttccattggAGCTTTATATATTTCTGAAGAGATTCAGGACATCAGCCTCTGTCAGGATGCCTCCTTCAATATGGAGAAAAATGGATTTGCAGTATTGTTCTGGGCTATATATATAG
- the GNPDA2 gene encoding glucosamine-6-phosphate isomerase 2 isoform X2: MRLVILDNYDLASEWAAKYICNRIIQFRPGQDRYFTLGLPTGSTPLGCYKKLIEYHKNGDLSFKYVKTFNMDEYVGLPRNHPESYHSYMWNNFFKHIDIDPNNAHILDGNATDLQAECDAFEKKIKEAGGIDLFVGGIGPDGHIAFNEPGSSLVSRTRVKTLAMDTILANAKYFDGDLSKVPTMALTVGVGTVMDAREVMILITGAHKAFALYKAIEEGVNHMWTVSAFQQHPRTIFVCDEDATLELRVKTVKYFKGLMHVHNKLVDPLYSMKEAN; this comes from the exons ATGAGGCTTGTAATTCTTGATAACTATGACTTGGCTAGTGAATGGGCAGCCAAATACATCTGTAATCGCATCATTCAATTCAGACCTGGACAGGACAGATATTTTACACTGGGTTTGCCAACAG GGAGTACACCTTTAGGATGTTATAAAAAACTAATAGAATATCACAAGAATGGAGacctttcttttaaatatgtgaagACCTTTAACATGGATGAATATGTAG GACTTCCCAGAAATCATCCCGAAAGCTACcattcttatatgtggaataactTTTTTAAGCATATTGATATAGATCCTAATAATGCTCATATCCTTGATGGGAATGCTACAGACTTACAAGCAGAATGTgatgcatttgaaaagaaaataaaagaagctggAGGAATTGATCTTTTTGTTGGAG GAATTGGTCCAGATGGTCATATTGCTTTCAATGAGCCAGGATCCAGTTTAGTATCAAGGACAAGAGTAAAGACTCTAGCAATGGACACCATTTTGGCAAATGCTAAATATTTTGATGGAGATTTATCAAAAGTGCCAACTATGGCTCTAACAGTTGGTGTGGGGACAGTGATGGATGCTAGAGAA GTAATGATCCTCATAACAGGTGCACACAAGGCATTTGCTCTCTACAAAGCAATAGAAGAAGGAGTCAATCACATGTGGACTGTTTCAGCCTTCCAGCAACATCCCCGAACTATTTTTGTATGTGATGAAGATGCTACTTTAGAATTAAGAGTTAAAACTGTGAAATACTTTAAAG gtttaATGCATGTGCACAATAAACTTGTGGATCCACTATACAGTATGAAAGAAGCAAATTGA